From a single Miscanthus floridulus cultivar M001 chromosome 8, ASM1932011v1, whole genome shotgun sequence genomic region:
- the LOC136472885 gene encoding E3 ubiquitin-protein ligase EL5-like, translating to MSLSSDTNSLPYSTDKGGYSTHDTLVLLGIGFCATAVSVLIIVICECLCCRRRRRGAGGTVVYVAARPFFLHGGTTDGDGGLSPSAVSTLPSFVFHRGGDLSVGGGSGSGEGSGSGRGWAQCAVCLSLVQEGEVVRRLPACMHLFHVCCIDMWLHSHSTCPLCRATVLPIKEVPTKDDQPPV from the coding sequence ATGTCGCTGTCGTCGGACACCAACTCGCTGCCCTACTCGACGGACAAGGGCGGCTACAGCACGCACGACACACTTGTGCTCCTCGGCATCGGCTTCTGCGCCACCGCCGTCTCcgtcctcatcatcgtcatctgcGAGTGCctgtgctgccgccgccgccgccgcggcgcgggGGGGACCGTCGTGTACGTGGCGGCCCGGCCGTTCTTCCTACATGGCGGCACCACCGACGGCGATGGTGGGCTAAGCCCCTCCGCGGTGTCCACGCTGCCGTCGTTCGTGTTCCATAGGGGCGGGGACCTGTCGGTTGGCGGCGGCTCCGGCAGTGGCGAGGGCAGCGGCAGCGGGCGCGGGTGGGCGCAGTGTGCGGTGTGCCTGAGCCTTGTGCAGGAAGGTGAGGTGGTCAGGCGGCTGCCGGCGTGCATGCACCTGTTCCATGTCTGCTGCATCGACATGTGGCTGCACTCTCACTCCACGTGTCCTCTCTGTAGGGCCACGGTTTTGCCTATTAAGGAGGTCCCTACAAAAGACGATCAGCCTCCGGTGTAA